A region of Faecalibacterium taiwanense DNA encodes the following proteins:
- a CDS encoding DUF6472 family protein: MNDPCEICLNNVQDEYGSWYCAQGGCLDEDEMARYLSRSTAACPFFEPGDEYKIVQKQN; this comes from the coding sequence ATGAATGACCCCTGCGAGATCTGCCTGAACAATGTGCAGGACGAGTACGGCAGCTGGTACTGTGCTCAGGGCGGCTGTCTGGACGAGGACGAGATGGCCCGCTATCTTTCCCGCAGCACAGCTGCCTGCCCGTTCTTTGAGCCGGGCGATGAATACAAGATCGTACAAAAACAGAACTGA
- the malQ gene encoding 4-alpha-glucanotransferase, with the protein MRESGILMPVSSLPGPYGIGCFGKEAFKFVDFLAQAGQKIWQILPLSPTGYGDSPYQSCSAFAGNPYFIDLDALKEEGLLTAAQLKAEKWGTDPKEVDYGTLYVSRFKVLRTAYAAWRKQCAGLHGCSYYFPDDYYAFTLANEEWLDDYALYMALKVANGMKNWVEWDKPYRLRDKKALAAFAAENEEEIGFWKFVQYKFAAQWQAVKAYANKKDVQILGDIPIYVSADSVDAWVGGALFELDADGGFARVAGCPPDYFSADGQLWGNPLYNWAYHKKTGYAWWVRRVRHALGIYDLLRIDHFRGFDTYWAIPADSTTARTGKWENGPGMELFDALEAALGKLPIIAEDLGELFPSVRKLLADSTFPGMKVLQFAFSGGDNEYLPHNYIKNSVVYPGTHDNTTLTDWWENGASEKEKAAAAAYLHLTGVKPTAKELAAIRTDDVRIALLRAALGSVADRAIIPMYDWLGLGAEAHLNTPGKLGGNWAWRAADGFAAKALAKTIHDECSVYCRV; encoded by the coding sequence ATGCGTGAAAGTGGAATCCTGATGCCGGTGTCCAGCCTGCCCGGCCCTTACGGTATTGGCTGTTTTGGCAAGGAAGCATTCAAGTTTGTGGATTTTCTGGCACAAGCGGGCCAGAAGATCTGGCAGATCCTGCCGCTCAGTCCCACCGGCTACGGTGACAGCCCCTATCAGAGCTGCTCGGCCTTTGCGGGCAACCCCTATTTTATCGACCTCGACGCTTTGAAGGAAGAAGGCCTGCTCACCGCCGCCCAGCTCAAGGCCGAAAAATGGGGCACAGACCCCAAAGAGGTGGACTACGGCACTTTGTATGTGAGCCGCTTTAAAGTCCTGCGCACCGCCTACGCCGCATGGCGCAAGCAGTGCGCAGGGCTGCACGGCTGCAGCTATTACTTCCCGGATGATTATTATGCCTTTACTCTCGCCAATGAGGAATGGCTGGACGACTACGCCCTGTACATGGCCCTGAAAGTGGCCAACGGCATGAAGAACTGGGTGGAGTGGGACAAGCCCTACCGCCTGCGCGACAAGAAGGCCCTTGCTGCCTTTGCCGCCGAAAACGAGGAAGAGATCGGGTTCTGGAAGTTCGTGCAGTACAAGTTTGCGGCCCAGTGGCAGGCGGTGAAGGCCTATGCCAACAAAAAGGACGTGCAGATTTTGGGCGACATCCCCATCTACGTCTCTGCCGACTCGGTGGATGCATGGGTGGGCGGCGCGCTGTTTGAGCTGGATGCCGACGGCGGCTTTGCCCGTGTGGCGGGCTGCCCGCCGGATTACTTCTCTGCTGACGGTCAGCTGTGGGGCAACCCGCTGTACAACTGGGCCTACCACAAAAAGACCGGCTACGCGTGGTGGGTGCGCCGGGTGCGCCACGCACTGGGCATCTACGACCTGCTGCGCATCGACCACTTCCGCGGCTTCGATACCTATTGGGCCATCCCGGCGGACAGCACCACCGCCCGCACCGGCAAGTGGGAGAACGGCCCCGGCATGGAGCTGTTCGATGCGCTGGAAGCTGCCCTTGGCAAGCTGCCCATCATTGCCGAGGATCTGGGTGAACTGTTCCCCAGCGTGCGAAAGCTGCTGGCCGACAGCACCTTCCCGGGCATGAAGGTGCTGCAGTTCGCCTTCAGCGGCGGGGACAACGAGTATCTGCCCCACAACTACATCAAGAACAGCGTAGTGTATCCCGGCACCCACGATAACACCACCCTGACCGACTGGTGGGAGAACGGCGCTTCCGAAAAGGAAAAGGCTGCCGCTGCCGCTTACCTGCACCTGACCGGCGTAAAGCCCACCGCAAAGGAGCTGGCGGCCATCCGGACCGATGATGTCCGCATCGCTCTGCTGCGCGCAGCGCTGGGGTCGGTGGCTGACCGGGCCATCATCCCCATGTACGACTGGCTGGGTCTGGGCGCGGAAGCACACCTGAATACCCCCGGCAAGCTGGGTGGAAACTGGGCATGGCGCGCCGCTGACGGCTTTGCCGCCAAGGCACTGGCCAAGACCATCCACGACGAGTGCAGTGTGTACTGCCGCGTATAA
- a CDS encoding alanyl-tRNA editing protein, which produces MQRTEKYFEQDAFRTQCESIILAAEPDEKTGGGRIALDGTVFYPEGGGQPADRGTLTLPDGTTLNVTDVHEHDGILWHSVDALPESAVPGTAVSGCIDWEWRFDKMQQHTGEHILSGILHQMFGAENVGFHIGSEAVRMDTSVPISAEGLQAAELAANRIVWQDVPVLVSYPTREELAALVYRSKKEIEGQVRIVTIPGADVCACCGTHTRTTGQVGQIKILASENYKGGVRLSVVCGQRALLAAQAMRQRQAEIGALLSAKADQTAVAVHRVYDEYTALKFTHFGVCSQLFDALAQLANPGEDAIRTVPGLDPDGLHRLAVRLTEATTGLCAALTPTEKGTGYCIAQADGDVRALTKALNAALNGRGGGKPGICQGSCAAAPEQVEEFCGSKTGKHPRPLRLCFAKPPLPKGEALAVRKTFRLCQGLPLWGSWRVSA; this is translated from the coding sequence ATGCAGCGCACAGAAAAATACTTTGAACAGGACGCTTTCCGCACCCAGTGCGAGAGCATCATCCTTGCCGCAGAGCCGGACGAAAAGACCGGCGGCGGGCGCATTGCGCTGGACGGCACGGTGTTCTACCCGGAGGGCGGCGGTCAGCCTGCCGACCGGGGCACCCTGACCCTGCCGGACGGCACCACGCTGAATGTGACCGATGTGCACGAGCATGACGGCATCCTCTGGCACAGCGTGGACGCCCTGCCGGAAAGTGCCGTTCCCGGCACTGCCGTTTCCGGCTGCATCGACTGGGAATGGCGGTTTGACAAAATGCAGCAGCACACCGGTGAGCACATCCTTTCCGGCATCCTGCACCAGATGTTCGGGGCCGAGAACGTGGGCTTCCACATCGGTTCCGAGGCTGTGCGCATGGACACCAGCGTGCCCATTTCTGCCGAGGGCCTGCAGGCAGCCGAGCTTGCCGCCAACCGCATCGTGTGGCAGGATGTGCCGGTGCTGGTCAGCTACCCCACCCGGGAGGAGCTTGCCGCCCTTGTCTACCGCTCCAAAAAGGAGATCGAAGGGCAGGTGCGCATCGTGACCATTCCCGGTGCGGATGTCTGCGCCTGCTGCGGCACTCACACCCGCACCACCGGACAGGTGGGACAGATCAAAATTCTGGCCAGCGAGAACTACAAGGGCGGCGTGCGGCTGAGCGTGGTGTGCGGCCAGCGGGCATTGCTTGCTGCACAGGCTATGCGCCAGCGGCAGGCAGAGATCGGGGCGCTGCTCTCGGCCAAGGCCGACCAGACCGCTGTGGCGGTGCATCGCGTCTACGATGAGTATACTGCGCTCAAGTTTACACACTTTGGTGTATGTTCTCAGCTGTTCGATGCACTTGCCCAGCTGGCAAACCCCGGTGAGGATGCCATCCGCACAGTGCCCGGCCTTGACCCGGACGGCCTGCACCGGCTGGCGGTGCGCCTGACCGAAGCCACCACCGGTCTCTGCGCCGCCCTGACCCCCACCGAAAAGGGCACCGGCTACTGCATTGCGCAGGCAGACGGCGATGTGCGCGCCCTGACCAAAGCCCTGAACGCCGCCCTGAACGGACGCGGCGGCGGCAAGCCCGGCATCTGTCAGGGCAGCTGCGCCGCTGCACCGGAACAGGTGGAGGAATTTTGCGGGAGCAAAACCGGTAAGCATCCTCGCCCTCTCCGTCTTTGCTTCGCAAAGCCACCTCTCCCAAAGGGAGAGGCTTTGGCAGTACGGAAAACCTTCCGGCTTTGCCAAGGGCTCCCCCTTTGGGGGAGCTGGCGCGTCAGCGCCTGA
- the trmB gene encoding tRNA (guanosine(46)-N7)-methyltransferase TrmB: MRMRFKPYAHDELMAADFHVHEPLIWGGRWHAQYARPEQPFVLELGCGKGGFISQLACAHPENNYLGIDITDKVLILAKRKIEAAYQAAGRPIDNVKIMSTDIERIKGVITAEDTVSRIYINFCNPWSKNGSSHKHRLTYPRQLINYREFLKDGGEIYFKTDDDDLFRDSLEYFPASGYDIEWMTFDLHENEPEWNIRTEHEGMFTEMGIKIKALIARKDPDPASVTWIEPKILKRQAREAAEAEAAAKAAQEGEGNE; the protein is encoded by the coding sequence ATGAGAATGCGTTTCAAACCCTATGCCCACGACGAGCTGATGGCAGCCGATTTCCATGTCCACGAGCCGCTGATCTGGGGCGGCAGGTGGCACGCCCAGTACGCCCGCCCGGAGCAGCCCTTTGTGCTGGAACTGGGCTGCGGCAAGGGCGGCTTCATCTCCCAGTTGGCCTGCGCCCACCCGGAAAACAACTATCTGGGCATTGATATCACCGATAAGGTGCTCATCCTCGCCAAGCGCAAGATCGAAGCCGCCTATCAGGCTGCAGGCCGCCCCATCGACAACGTGAAGATCATGAGCACCGACATCGAGCGCATCAAGGGGGTCATTACCGCCGAGGATACGGTCAGCCGCATCTACATCAACTTCTGCAATCCGTGGAGCAAGAACGGCTCTTCCCACAAGCACCGCCTCACCTACCCGCGCCAGCTCATCAACTACCGTGAGTTCCTCAAGGACGGCGGCGAGATCTACTTCAAGACCGACGACGATGATCTGTTCCGCGACAGTCTGGAATACTTCCCCGCTTCCGGCTACGACATCGAGTGGATGACCTTTGACCTCCATGAGAACGAGCCGGAGTGGAACATCCGCACCGAACACGAGGGCATGTTCACCGAAATGGGCATCAAGATCAAGGCCCTGATCGCCCGCAAGGACCCGGACCCCGCCAGCGTGACCTGGATCGAGCCGAAGATCCTCAAGCGTCAGGCCCGCGAAGCGGCCGAGGCCGAGGCTGCTGCCAAGGCTGCACAGGAAGGCGAAGGCAATGAATGA
- a CDS encoding putative ABC transporter permease codes for MLNFLTTTTVCGFSLYHVLAFFLIYSCTGWCLEVIFAAATTGQLVNRGFLNGPVCPIYGFGMIIVLFTLTPLQDSVLLLYIGGVILPSALELVGGWALYKLYHTRWWDYSDFPFNIGGYICLEFSLLWGVGTLVVMRIVHPVVAGLVDMVPPFVGFVVMCVLYAVYAADVVVTAFAASGLAKTLDAMEQLADSIHAVSDAMTQLLGTTTLNADQKLDEQRLQLKLAAAEAREAAPKKRALRETLAAVRAKTEEAREAAKRASEIAKLNTAEAAKAAQLAAKGTMERAAELLRLEQLAEELQARSDEMQAQLLRTPRIVGPRRMLRAFPGLKHGVKKTTLKALRLGLARRESPEEEPKKNGSDTRKDA; via the coding sequence ATGCTCAACTTTCTCACGACCACCACAGTATGCGGCTTTTCGCTGTATCATGTGCTGGCCTTCTTCCTCATTTATTCCTGCACCGGCTGGTGTCTGGAGGTCATCTTTGCCGCCGCCACCACCGGTCAGCTGGTGAACCGCGGCTTTCTCAACGGCCCGGTGTGCCCCATTTACGGCTTCGGCATGATCATTGTGCTGTTCACCCTGACCCCTTTGCAGGACAGCGTCCTGCTGCTGTACATCGGCGGTGTCATCCTGCCCAGTGCGCTGGAACTGGTAGGCGGCTGGGCACTGTATAAGCTCTATCACACCCGCTGGTGGGACTACAGTGACTTTCCCTTCAACATCGGCGGCTACATCTGTCTGGAATTCAGCCTGCTGTGGGGCGTGGGCACGCTGGTGGTCATGCGCATCGTCCACCCGGTCGTCGCCGGTCTTGTGGATATGGTCCCGCCCTTTGTGGGCTTTGTCGTTATGTGTGTGCTCTATGCAGTCTACGCGGCAGACGTAGTCGTTACGGCCTTTGCCGCCTCCGGTCTGGCCAAGACGCTGGATGCCATGGAGCAGCTGGCCGACAGTATCCATGCCGTCAGCGATGCCATGACCCAGCTGCTGGGCACCACCACCCTGAACGCCGACCAGAAGCTGGACGAGCAGCGCCTGCAGCTCAAGCTTGCTGCCGCTGAGGCCCGCGAAGCCGCACCGAAAAAGCGCGCCCTGCGTGAAACGCTGGCCGCCGTCCGTGCCAAGACCGAAGAGGCCCGCGAGGCCGCAAAGCGTGCTTCCGAGATCGCCAAGCTCAACACGGCCGAAGCCGCCAAGGCTGCACAGCTGGCCGCCAAGGGCACGATGGAGCGCGCTGCCGAGCTGCTGCGTCTGGAACAGCTGGCCGAGGAGCTGCAGGCCCGCAGCGATGAAATGCAGGCCCAGCTGCTGCGCACCCCCCGCATCGTTGGCCCGCGCCGCATGCTGCGCGCCTTCCCCGGCCTGAAGCATGGCGTAAAAAAGACCACCCTCAAGGCCCTGCGCCTTGGTCTTGCCCGCCGGGAAAGCCCCGAAGAAGAACCGAAGAAAAACGGCTCCGACACTCGCAAGGATGCCTGA